A single window of Bos javanicus breed banteng chromosome 19, ARS-OSU_banteng_1.0, whole genome shotgun sequence DNA harbors:
- the PER1 gene encoding period circadian protein homolog 1 isoform X1 yields MSRSGPLEGAEGGGDPRPGEPFCPGGGPSPGPPEHRPCPGPSLADDTDANSNGSSGNESNGPESRGASQRSSHSSSSGNGKDSALLETTESSKSTNSQSPSPPSSSIAYSLLSASSEPDNPSTSGCSSEQSARARTQKELMTALRELKLRLPPERRGKGRSGTLATLQYALACVKQVQANQEFYQQWSLEEGEPCAMDMSTYTLEELEHVTSEYTLRNQDTFSVAVSFLTGRIVYISEQAGVLLRCKRDVFRGARFSELLAPQDVGVFYGSTTPSRLPTWGPGTSAGSGLKDFTQEKSVFCRIRGGPDRDPGPRYQPFRLTPYVTKIRVSDGAPAQPCCLLIAERIHSGYEAPRIPPDKRIFTTRHTPSCLFQDVDERAAPLLGYLPQDLLGAPVLLFLHPEDRPLMLAIHKKILQLAGQPFDHSPIRFCARNGEYVTMDTSWAGFVHPWSRKVAFVLGRHKVRTAPLNEDVFTPPVPSPALSLDSDIQELSEQIHRLLLQPVHSPSPTGLCGVGPVPSSGPLLSPGSSSDSNGGDAEGPGPPAPVTFQQICKDVHLVKHQGQQLFIESRARPLPRPRVPATGTFKAKTLPCQSPDLEAAPAPIQAPVALAAEDAERKEASSCSYQQINCLDSILRYLESCNLPSTAKRKCASSSSCTASSASDDDKQRAGPVSVGAKKDPSAVLPGEGATPLKEPVVGGGALSPLALANKAESVVSITSQCSFSSTIVHVGDKKPPESDIIMMEDLPSLPPGPAPSPAPSPTVAPDPAPDAYRPVGLTKAVLSLHTQKEEQAFLSRFRDFSRLRGLDSSSTAPSAPGERGCHHSLAIPGRRHHCRSKAKRSRHHQTTRAEAPGYISQPSPVPPSAPWPPPPATPPFPTVVQPYPLPVFPPRGGPQPLPPAPTSVPPAAFPAPLVTPMVALVLPNYLFPTPSTYPYGAPQMPAEGPPTPASRSPSPSLPLSPPHRPDSPLFNSRCSSPLQLNLLQLEEAPRGEGGAAAAGSGSSAGHPPPSEETAEPEARLAEVTESSNQDALSGSSDLLELLLQEDSRSGTGSAASGSLASGLGSGSGSHEGGSTSASITRSSQSSHTSKYFGSIDSSEAEAGAAQARAEPGDQVIKYVLQDPIWLLMANADQRVMMTYQVPSRDMASVLKQDRERLRAMQKQQPRFSEDQRRELGAVHSWVRKGQLPRALDVMACVDCGSSTQEPGHPDDPLFSEVDGLGLEPMEEGGGEGGGGGGEGEGSDEAQAQAGARVSSSQDLAMEEEEQGGSSPSPALPATENGTS; encoded by the exons ATGAGCAGAAGCGGCCCCCTAGAAGGGGCTGAAGGGGGAGGGGACCCCAGGCCAGGGGAACCCTTTTGTCCTGGAGGGGGTCCAtcccctgggcctccagagcACCGACCTTGTCCTGGCCCCAGCTTGGCTGATGACACGGATGCCAACAGCAATGGCTCTAGCGGCAATGAGTCCAATGGACCCGAGTCCAGGGGTGCATCTCAGCGGAGTTCGCACAGCTCCTCCTCCGGCAATGGCAAGGACTCAGCCCTGCTGGAGACCACTGAGAGCAGCAAGAG CACGAACTCTCAGAGCCCATCCCCACCCAGCAGTTCTATTGCCTATAGCCTCCTGAGTGCCAGCTCTGAGCCAGACAACCCTTCTACCAGTGGCTGCAG CAGTGAACAGTCAGCTCGGGCAAGGACTCAGAAAGAACTCATGACGGCACTGCGAGAGCTCAAGCTTCGGCTGCCCCCGGAGCGCAGGGGCAAGGGCCGCTCCGGGACTCTGGCCACACTGCAGTACGCGCTGGCCTGTGTCAAGCAGGTGCAAG CCAACCAGGAGTTCTACCAGCAATGGAGCCTGGAGGAGGGCGAACCGTGTGCCATGGACATGTCCACCTATACTCTGGAGGAGCTGGAGCACGTCACATCTGAGTACACACTCCGCAACCAG GACACCTTCTCCGTGGCTGTCTCCTTCCTGACAGGCCGCATCGTCTACATTTCCGAGCAGGCGGGTGTCCTGCTGCGCTGCAAGCGGGACGTGTTCCGGGGTGCCCGCTTCTCTGAGCTTTTGGCTCCCCAGGACGTGGGCGTCTTCTACGGTTCCACCACCCCATCCCGCCTGCCCACCTGGGGCCCAGGGACCTCTGCAG GTTCAGGCCTCAAGGACTTCACCCAGGAGAAGTCTGTCTTCTGTCGTATCAG AGGGGGTCCTGACCGGGATCCGGGGCCTCGGTACCAGCCATTCCGCCTAACCCCATATGTGACCAAGATCCGGGTCTCCGACGGGGCCCCTGCCCAGCCATGCTGCCTGCTCATCGCAGAGCGCATTCACTCTGGTTATGAAG CTCCCCGGATCCCCCCTGACAAGAGGATCTTCACCACACGACACACACCCAGCTGCCTCTTTCAGGATGTGGATGAGAG GGCTGCCCCGCTGCTAGGCTACCTCCCCCAGGACCTCCTGGGGGCCCCAGTGCTCCTCTTCCTGCATCCGGAGGACCGACCCCTCATGCTGGCCATTCACAAGAAGA TCCTGCAGCTGGCCGGCCAGCCCTTTGACCACTCCCCTATTCGCTTCTGTGCCCGTAATGGGGAGTACGTCACCATGGACACCAGCTGGGCTGGTTTCGTGCACCCCTGGAGCCGCAAGGTGGCCTTTGTGTTGGGCCGCCACAAAGTACGCAC GGCGCCCCTGAATGAAGATGTATTCACTCCCCCGgtccccagccctgctctgtcCCTGGACTCTGACATCCAAGAGCTCTCAGAGCAGATCCACCGGCTGCTGTTACAG CCTGTGCACAGCCCCAGCCCCACGGGCCTCTGTGGAGTAGGCCCCGTGCCTTCCTCTGGCCCTCTCCTCAGCCCTGGCTCCTCCAGTGACAGCAATGGGGGTGATGCCGAGGGACCTGGGCCTCCTGCCCCG GTGACCTTCCAGCAGATCTGTAAGGATGTGCACCTGGTGAAGCATCAGGGGCAGCAGCTTTTTATTGAGTCCCGGGCCCGGCCTCTGCCCCGGCCCCGTGTCCCTG CTACTGGCACATTCAAGGCCAAGACCCTTCCCTGCCAATCCCCAGACCTGGAGGCGGCCCCAGCTCCAATCCAGGCCCCAGTGGCCTTGGCCGCTGAGGACGCTGAGCGGAAAGAAGCCTCCAGTTGCTCCTACCAGCAGATCAACTGCCTGGACAGCATCCTCAG GTACCTGGAGAGCTGCAACCTCCCCAGCACCGCAAAGCGCAAATGTGCGTCCTCCTCTTCCTGCACTGCCTCTTCGGCCTCCGACGACGACAAGCAGCGGGCAGGCCCAGTCTCTGTGGGCGCCAAGAAAG ATCCATCAGCAGtgctgcctggggagggggccacCCCTCTGAAGGAGCCGGTGGTGGGAGGAGGAGCCCTGAGCCCGCTCGCCCTGGCCAATAAGGCGGAGAGCGTGGTGTCCATCACCAGTCAGTGTAGCTTCAGCTCCACCATCGTCCATGTGGGAGACAAGAAGCCCCCGGAGTCGG ACATCATCATGATGGAGGACCTGCCCAGCCTGCCTCCCGGTCcagctcccagcccagcccctagTCCTACGGTAGCCCCTGACCCAGCCCCAGACGCCTACCGCCCAGTGGGCCTGACCAAGGCCGTGCTGTCCCTGCACACACAGAAGGAGGAGCAGGCCTTCCTCAGCCGCTTCCGTGACTTCAGCAGGCTGCGTGGACTGGACAGCTCCTCCACAGCCCCCTCGGCCCCTGGCGAGCGAG GATGCCACCACAGCCTTGCCATCCCTGGCCGCCGCCACCACTGCCGATCCAAAGCCAAGCGCTCACGTCACCACCAGACAACTCGGGCCGAAGCCCCCGGCTACATCTCCCAGCCCTCGCCTGTGCCACCCTCTGCCCCCTGGCCCCCGCCACCAGCCACTCCTCCCTTCCCAACTGTGGTCCAGCCATACCCGCTCCCCGTGTTCCCCCCGAGAGGTGGCCCTCAgcctctccctcctgctcccacATCTGTGCCTCCTGCAGCTTTCCCTGCCCCCCTGGTGACCCCCATGGTGGCCTTGGTGCTCCCTAACTATCTGTTCCCTACCCCATCCACCTACCCCTACGGGGCACCCCAGATGCCTGCTGAGGGGCCTCCTACCCCTGCCTCCCGCTCCCCATCTCCGTCCCTGCCCCTGAGCCCTCCCCACCGCCCCGACTCTCCGCTCTTCAACTCAAGATGCAGCTCCCCACTCCAGCTAAACCTGCTGCAGCTTGAGGAGGCCCCTCGAGGTGAGGGGGGTGCAGCGGCAGCGGGCTCTGGGAGCAGTGCTGGGCACCCCCCTCCCAGCGAGGAGACGGCAGAACCAGAGGCCAGACTG gcggAGGTAACTGAGTCCTCCAACCAGGATGCTCTCTCGGGCTCCAGTGACCTGCTGGAGTTGCTGCTACAAGAGGACTCTCGATCAGGCACGGGCTCTGCTGCCTCAGGCTCCTTGGCCTCCGGCTTGGGCTCTGGTTCAGGCTCCCATGAAGGGGGCAGCACTTCCGCCAGCATCACGC GCAGCAGTCAGAGCAGCCACACGAGCAAGTACTTTGGCAGCATCGATTCTTCAGAGGCTGAGGCTGGGGCTGCCCAGGCCAGGGCTGAGCCTGGGGACCAGGTCATTAAGTATGTGCTCCAGGATCCCATCTGGCTGCTCATGGCCAATGCTGACCAGCGTGTCATGATGACTTATCAGGTGCCCTCCAG ggacaTGGCCTCTGTGCTGAAGCAGGACCGGGAGCGGCTCCGGGCCATGCAGAAGCAGCAGCCTCGGTTCTCGGAGGACCAGCGGAGGGAACTGGGTGCTGTGCACTCCTGGGTCCGGAAAGGTCAACTGCCTCGGGCCCTTGATGTGATG gcCTGTGTGGACTGCGGTAGCAGCACCCAAGAGCCTGGCCATCCTGATGACCCTCTCTTCTCGGAAGTGGATGGACTGGGGCTGGAGCCCATGGAGGAGGGCGGAGGCGagggtggtggcggtggtggtgagGGTGAGGGCAGCGATGAGGCCCAGGCCCAAGCTGGGGCCAGGGTCTCGAGCTCTCAGGACCTGGCCATGGAAGAGGAGGAGCAAGGTGGGAGCTCACCCAGTCCAGCCTTACCTGCCACAGAAAATGGCACCAGCTAG
- the PER1 gene encoding period circadian protein homolog 1 isoform X2 → MSRSGPLEGAEGGGDPRPGEPFCPGGGPSPGPPEHRPCPGPSLADDTDANSNGSSGNESNGPESRGASQRSSHSSSSGNGKDSALLETTESSKSTNSQSPSPPSSSIAYSLLSASSEPDNPSTSGCSSEQSARARTQKELMTALRELKLRLPPERRGKGRSGTLATLQYALACVKQVQANQEFYQQWSLEEGEPCAMDMSTYTLEELEHVTSEYTLRNQDTFSVAVSFLTGRIVYISEQAGVLLRCKRDVFRGARFSELLAPQDVGVFYGSTTPSRLPTWGPGTSAGSGLKDFTQEKSVFCRIRGGPDRDPGPRYQPFRLTPYVTKIRVSDGAPAQPCCLLIAERIHSGYEAPRIPPDKRIFTTRHTPSCLFQDVDERAAPLLGYLPQDLLGAPVLLFLHPEDRPLMLAIHKKILQLAGQPFDHSPIRFCARNGEYVTMDTSWAGFVHPWSRKVAFVLGRHKVRTAPLNEDVFTPPVPSPALSLDSDIQELSEQIHRLLLQPVHSPSPTGLCGVGPVPSSGPLLSPGSSSDSNGGDAEGPGPPAPVTFQQICKDVHLVKHQGQQLFIESRARPLPRPRVPATGTFKAKTLPCQSPDLEAAPAPIQAPVALAAEDAERKEASSCSYQQINCLDSILRYLESCNLPSTAKRKCASSSSCTASSASDDDKQRAGPVSVGAKKDIIMMEDLPSLPPGPAPSPAPSPTVAPDPAPDAYRPVGLTKAVLSLHTQKEEQAFLSRFRDFSRLRGLDSSSTAPSAPGERGCHHSLAIPGRRHHCRSKAKRSRHHQTTRAEAPGYISQPSPVPPSAPWPPPPATPPFPTVVQPYPLPVFPPRGGPQPLPPAPTSVPPAAFPAPLVTPMVALVLPNYLFPTPSTYPYGAPQMPAEGPPTPASRSPSPSLPLSPPHRPDSPLFNSRCSSPLQLNLLQLEEAPRGEGGAAAAGSGSSAGHPPPSEETAEPEARLAEVTESSNQDALSGSSDLLELLLQEDSRSGTGSAASGSLASGLGSGSGSHEGGSTSASITRSSQSSHTSKYFGSIDSSEAEAGAAQARAEPGDQVIKYVLQDPIWLLMANADQRVMMTYQVPSRDMASVLKQDRERLRAMQKQQPRFSEDQRRELGAVHSWVRKGQLPRALDVMACVDCGSSTQEPGHPDDPLFSEVDGLGLEPMEEGGGEGGGGGGEGEGSDEAQAQAGARVSSSQDLAMEEEEQGGSSPSPALPATENGTS, encoded by the exons ATGAGCAGAAGCGGCCCCCTAGAAGGGGCTGAAGGGGGAGGGGACCCCAGGCCAGGGGAACCCTTTTGTCCTGGAGGGGGTCCAtcccctgggcctccagagcACCGACCTTGTCCTGGCCCCAGCTTGGCTGATGACACGGATGCCAACAGCAATGGCTCTAGCGGCAATGAGTCCAATGGACCCGAGTCCAGGGGTGCATCTCAGCGGAGTTCGCACAGCTCCTCCTCCGGCAATGGCAAGGACTCAGCCCTGCTGGAGACCACTGAGAGCAGCAAGAG CACGAACTCTCAGAGCCCATCCCCACCCAGCAGTTCTATTGCCTATAGCCTCCTGAGTGCCAGCTCTGAGCCAGACAACCCTTCTACCAGTGGCTGCAG CAGTGAACAGTCAGCTCGGGCAAGGACTCAGAAAGAACTCATGACGGCACTGCGAGAGCTCAAGCTTCGGCTGCCCCCGGAGCGCAGGGGCAAGGGCCGCTCCGGGACTCTGGCCACACTGCAGTACGCGCTGGCCTGTGTCAAGCAGGTGCAAG CCAACCAGGAGTTCTACCAGCAATGGAGCCTGGAGGAGGGCGAACCGTGTGCCATGGACATGTCCACCTATACTCTGGAGGAGCTGGAGCACGTCACATCTGAGTACACACTCCGCAACCAG GACACCTTCTCCGTGGCTGTCTCCTTCCTGACAGGCCGCATCGTCTACATTTCCGAGCAGGCGGGTGTCCTGCTGCGCTGCAAGCGGGACGTGTTCCGGGGTGCCCGCTTCTCTGAGCTTTTGGCTCCCCAGGACGTGGGCGTCTTCTACGGTTCCACCACCCCATCCCGCCTGCCCACCTGGGGCCCAGGGACCTCTGCAG GTTCAGGCCTCAAGGACTTCACCCAGGAGAAGTCTGTCTTCTGTCGTATCAG AGGGGGTCCTGACCGGGATCCGGGGCCTCGGTACCAGCCATTCCGCCTAACCCCATATGTGACCAAGATCCGGGTCTCCGACGGGGCCCCTGCCCAGCCATGCTGCCTGCTCATCGCAGAGCGCATTCACTCTGGTTATGAAG CTCCCCGGATCCCCCCTGACAAGAGGATCTTCACCACACGACACACACCCAGCTGCCTCTTTCAGGATGTGGATGAGAG GGCTGCCCCGCTGCTAGGCTACCTCCCCCAGGACCTCCTGGGGGCCCCAGTGCTCCTCTTCCTGCATCCGGAGGACCGACCCCTCATGCTGGCCATTCACAAGAAGA TCCTGCAGCTGGCCGGCCAGCCCTTTGACCACTCCCCTATTCGCTTCTGTGCCCGTAATGGGGAGTACGTCACCATGGACACCAGCTGGGCTGGTTTCGTGCACCCCTGGAGCCGCAAGGTGGCCTTTGTGTTGGGCCGCCACAAAGTACGCAC GGCGCCCCTGAATGAAGATGTATTCACTCCCCCGgtccccagccctgctctgtcCCTGGACTCTGACATCCAAGAGCTCTCAGAGCAGATCCACCGGCTGCTGTTACAG CCTGTGCACAGCCCCAGCCCCACGGGCCTCTGTGGAGTAGGCCCCGTGCCTTCCTCTGGCCCTCTCCTCAGCCCTGGCTCCTCCAGTGACAGCAATGGGGGTGATGCCGAGGGACCTGGGCCTCCTGCCCCG GTGACCTTCCAGCAGATCTGTAAGGATGTGCACCTGGTGAAGCATCAGGGGCAGCAGCTTTTTATTGAGTCCCGGGCCCGGCCTCTGCCCCGGCCCCGTGTCCCTG CTACTGGCACATTCAAGGCCAAGACCCTTCCCTGCCAATCCCCAGACCTGGAGGCGGCCCCAGCTCCAATCCAGGCCCCAGTGGCCTTGGCCGCTGAGGACGCTGAGCGGAAAGAAGCCTCCAGTTGCTCCTACCAGCAGATCAACTGCCTGGACAGCATCCTCAG GTACCTGGAGAGCTGCAACCTCCCCAGCACCGCAAAGCGCAAATGTGCGTCCTCCTCTTCCTGCACTGCCTCTTCGGCCTCCGACGACGACAAGCAGCGGGCAGGCCCAGTCTCTGTGGGCGCCAAGAAAG ACATCATCATGATGGAGGACCTGCCCAGCCTGCCTCCCGGTCcagctcccagcccagcccctagTCCTACGGTAGCCCCTGACCCAGCCCCAGACGCCTACCGCCCAGTGGGCCTGACCAAGGCCGTGCTGTCCCTGCACACACAGAAGGAGGAGCAGGCCTTCCTCAGCCGCTTCCGTGACTTCAGCAGGCTGCGTGGACTGGACAGCTCCTCCACAGCCCCCTCGGCCCCTGGCGAGCGAG GATGCCACCACAGCCTTGCCATCCCTGGCCGCCGCCACCACTGCCGATCCAAAGCCAAGCGCTCACGTCACCACCAGACAACTCGGGCCGAAGCCCCCGGCTACATCTCCCAGCCCTCGCCTGTGCCACCCTCTGCCCCCTGGCCCCCGCCACCAGCCACTCCTCCCTTCCCAACTGTGGTCCAGCCATACCCGCTCCCCGTGTTCCCCCCGAGAGGTGGCCCTCAgcctctccctcctgctcccacATCTGTGCCTCCTGCAGCTTTCCCTGCCCCCCTGGTGACCCCCATGGTGGCCTTGGTGCTCCCTAACTATCTGTTCCCTACCCCATCCACCTACCCCTACGGGGCACCCCAGATGCCTGCTGAGGGGCCTCCTACCCCTGCCTCCCGCTCCCCATCTCCGTCCCTGCCCCTGAGCCCTCCCCACCGCCCCGACTCTCCGCTCTTCAACTCAAGATGCAGCTCCCCACTCCAGCTAAACCTGCTGCAGCTTGAGGAGGCCCCTCGAGGTGAGGGGGGTGCAGCGGCAGCGGGCTCTGGGAGCAGTGCTGGGCACCCCCCTCCCAGCGAGGAGACGGCAGAACCAGAGGCCAGACTG gcggAGGTAACTGAGTCCTCCAACCAGGATGCTCTCTCGGGCTCCAGTGACCTGCTGGAGTTGCTGCTACAAGAGGACTCTCGATCAGGCACGGGCTCTGCTGCCTCAGGCTCCTTGGCCTCCGGCTTGGGCTCTGGTTCAGGCTCCCATGAAGGGGGCAGCACTTCCGCCAGCATCACGC GCAGCAGTCAGAGCAGCCACACGAGCAAGTACTTTGGCAGCATCGATTCTTCAGAGGCTGAGGCTGGGGCTGCCCAGGCCAGGGCTGAGCCTGGGGACCAGGTCATTAAGTATGTGCTCCAGGATCCCATCTGGCTGCTCATGGCCAATGCTGACCAGCGTGTCATGATGACTTATCAGGTGCCCTCCAG ggacaTGGCCTCTGTGCTGAAGCAGGACCGGGAGCGGCTCCGGGCCATGCAGAAGCAGCAGCCTCGGTTCTCGGAGGACCAGCGGAGGGAACTGGGTGCTGTGCACTCCTGGGTCCGGAAAGGTCAACTGCCTCGGGCCCTTGATGTGATG gcCTGTGTGGACTGCGGTAGCAGCACCCAAGAGCCTGGCCATCCTGATGACCCTCTCTTCTCGGAAGTGGATGGACTGGGGCTGGAGCCCATGGAGGAGGGCGGAGGCGagggtggtggcggtggtggtgagGGTGAGGGCAGCGATGAGGCCCAGGCCCAAGCTGGGGCCAGGGTCTCGAGCTCTCAGGACCTGGCCATGGAAGAGGAGGAGCAAGGTGGGAGCTCACCCAGTCCAGCCTTACCTGCCACAGAAAATGGCACCAGCTAG